Part of the Pedosphaera parvula Ellin514 genome, ACGCATGATCCCAACGAATTTCCAGTCGGCTGATGACGTTCTTCCAGAGGTCATACTGGACAGTGCCCGTCAGAGCCAGCATTTCGCTCGCAACACCGAAGTTATTGGCCTGGAAGCCCGAAGCAAGCGACTTCGACATGGTGGCATACTCACCACGAACATGCAGGCTCAGTTTTTCTGTAGCCTGGAATGAAGTGTAGAGCGCTACAGCATTTGCATAAGCCGAAGGAGTTGTACCGCCAGCATCGGACTGTTGGCTGATGCCTTCATAATCATACGAGGCACCGACGCGCAGACCTTGGACAGGTGTTGCAACAGTCGTGCCAACATACAAACTGGTTTGGTTTGCCTGCTGAGCATTGTTGAAACCGTTGATGACACCGCCGTAGAGTGAAGAACCGGAGATGAATCCCCAATTATCAGGTGCAGTCAAAGCGATTGAACCCATATATGTCTTATAGGATTCAGCTTTGTTGCCGCTCGTAAGAGGATTCACAGTCGGGAATGCGCGGCTATTAATAATGGCGGACTCGGTGTTGGCGATGCCAGCAGCCAAGGCAACATTGTTATTAATGCGATAGGTGGACAACACACCCGTCTGGGTGGAAGGTTCAAAGGTGTGACCCCAGGAACGGGTGAAGTTCGGGTTATTACCCGCTTCAGTGGATTCATAGCCGATGATGCTATCAAATACACCCACCTTGAAATCCAAACCATTACCCACTGGAGCACGCAGAGCAACGTATGCCTGCTTGATGGCAAAGTCGGAAATAGCTACGCCACTAGATGAGGTGCCAAGA contains:
- a CDS encoding outer membrane beta-barrel protein, which produces MKFNKWTLGLAAVGAVSLASAAQAEEKSSTVMTALSSTVLSGYVDTSMQWNIGTGDSHAPAYKYGGSTKADGFNLNAVKVTLEKPLDEAEWAAGYKADLFFGPDANLFPFGLGTSSSGVAISDFAIKQAYVALRAPVGNGLDFKVGVFDSIIGYESTEAGNNPNFTRSWGHTFEPSTQTGVLSTYRINNNVALAAGIANTESAIINSRAFPTVNPLTSGNKAESYKTYMGSIALTAPDNWGFISGSSLYGGVINGFNNAQQANQTSLYVGTTVATPVQGLRVGASYDYEGISQQSDAGGTTPSAYANAVALYTSFQATEKLSLHVRGEYATMSKSLASGFQANNFGVASEMLALTGTVQYDLWKNVISRLEIRWDHALDGSTAFGGTGTPLLNSDTPPGLASTGNRRNSYIIAANVIYKF